A region of the Streptomyces durocortorensis genome:
GGTTGAAGATCCATGTAGGTGCGTTGTCAGGGCCGAGCTGGCCGCGCTCAGGAGCTTCCGCTGAGCGCGGGTGACCACCCGAGCGCCTGGATCTGGGCCCCGATCGCACCGGCCTCCTCTTACCGTAACCACACGAGCTGGCCCGGCTCCCTCGAACACAGTGCAGCAGCCCTGTACAGCCGCTGCTGTGGTGTCGTCCGCCCCACAGCGGTTGGGAAAGGACGCCACGGCACCGCGGTGGCGGAGGCAGCCTGTGGGATTTCAGGGCTTCGGTGAGTTAGAGGTCATCTCATTTGGGTAACTCGGTAGTCTGTGCGCCATGGTGGGGATCGTTGAGCGGCTGGTACCGGACGAGTTGTGGGAGCTGTTCCAGCGGGTCGTGCCGGAGCCGCCACCCCGGCCTCAGGGCGGTGGTCGGCGTCGACACGGCGACCGGGAAGTGCTGGCCGCGATCGTGTTCGTGGCCACGTCGGGTTGCACCTGGCAGCAACTGCCTTCGGCGTCGTTCGGCCCGTCCGGAGCGACCGCCCACCGGCGGTTCTCGGAGTGGTCGAAAGCCAGGGTATGGGCCAAGCTCCACCGCCTGGTCCTCGACGAACTCGGCGCCCGCGGCGAGCTGGACTGGTCGCGTTGCGCGATCGACTCGGTGAACATGCGGGCCCTGAAAAGGGGGACCTGACAGATCCGAATCCTGTCGACCGGGGCAAGTACGGCTCGAAGATCCACCTGATCACGGAACGATCAGGTCTGCCCATATCCATCGGCATCTCCGGGGCCAACCTCCACGACAGCCAGGCCCTCATCCCGCTCGTGAAGGGCATCCCGCCCATCCGCTCACGCCGCGGCCGACGGCGGCGCAAGCCCGGCAAACTCCACGCCGACAAAGGCTACGACTACGCCCACCTGCGGCGATGGTTACGAGAACGCGGCATCACCCACCGCATCGCCCGCAAGGGAGCCGAGTCCACGCAACGACTGGGCCGCCACCGCTGGACCGTCGAACGCACCATGGCCTGGCTCGCCGGCTGGCGCCGCACCTGCCACCGTCCTGCCCGCGCCTGTACTGGCACCTGGAGGCCGACGACTGGAGCATCCTCGGCTACGAGGTAATCGACGGCCGGCACGCCAACTACACGCCGGGCTCGGCCGACCTACCACTCGTCGAAGCGGCTCTGACCGAGCTGCAAACGATCACGGCACAGGCCGACGTCGAAATCAAAGCTGCTGCTGCCCGATGGGCGCACTACGCACTACCGGGCACCCTCCACCACTTTGCGAGCGACGCACCGCTGCACACCGACTTCGCCCCGGACAACATCCTGATCACGCAAGGACGAGCTCGACTCGTTGACTGGGCGTGGCCCACGCGGGGAGCCGCGTGGATCAACCCCGGCGCCCTGGCGCTGCGCCTCGTGCATGCAGGCCACTCAGCCGAGCAGGCCGTCGCCTTCGCCGGCCGCTTCCCGTCGTGGCGTAACGCTGCACCTGAAGCGCTGGCCGCGTTCGGCACCGCGACAGCGACGCTGTGGCGGGAGATCGCGGAGCAGGACAGCGACGCATGGAAACAGGGCATGGCTGCGCACGCTGCAGACTTGGAGCGAGTGCTCGGCGCGAACCTGTAGGCACATGCTCTGGGCAGGCAGCCTGATCGCGCCGAGCACTCGTCTCCACGACGGACGATCAGTCCTTCCCGCTCTCCGAGCGGGCCCACCGCTCGGCGGCGCTGCCCGGCTGGCCTGGGACGGGAAGGCCTGGCCATCGTCGCGTTCTGGGAAACAAGATCGGATTGGTGAGTGTAGGTGTGGGTGGGCTGGGGGAGGACGGGAGTGGGCGCCCGGAGAAGGGCGCTGCAGCGGTCCGTCCCAGGGCCGCTGCAGAATTTGACCAGGGGGACGAGCATGGCCAGCGGCACCGTGAAGTGGTTCAACTCCGAGAAGGGCTTTGGCTTCATCGCCCAGGACGGAGGCGGACCGGATGTCTTCGCGCACTACTCCAACATCACAGGCAACGGTTACCGCGAGCTGGCCGAGGGCGAAGCCGTGACATTCGAGATCACGCAGGGCCAGAAGGGGCCTCAGGCAGAGAATGTCGTCCGGGGCTGAGTCTCCGGCCCCGCTCATCTTCCTTCCCTCGGCGCCCGCACCGTGCACGGGCGCCGTCGGCATGTCGTGACCACTCGTGCTACGCCAGCGACCTCGGACAGCGAAGGCCGATTCACGCGCAAGCAGGCGCAGCCTCGCTGTCAGTGCGCGGTGAAGCCTGTGCAGGTGATGAAGTAGCTCGAGCCGTCGCCAACCGACCAGACAACGGTGTACGTACCTGGCGGGTAAAGAGCAGCAGCGCCAGAAAAGTCTCCGGGCCACGTCACGCTGGCCGAAGTATCGGATTGCACTGCTGATCGCGCCAGCCGTGAGGTGCCGTCGGGCATGTACACCCTGGCCAGCACCGGCATTTCGGCCTGCACAGGATCGAAGTTGCCGTACTTGTTGCGCAGAGAGAGTTCCACAGCGTCTCCGGCGCGGACCTCACCGGGGGCAACGTACTGCCATGCCCCGTCGATCTCGGCCTGCTTCTGCGGCCTGCAGTCCATCTGGTCCGGGAGATAGACGAACGGGGGAGGCTGAGGTGGCGAGGACGGCGGCAACGCCTCGACGGAAACCAGTGAGGTTGTGTCGGGGGAGGGGAGCGGCGCGGAACTGGCCGGGTCCCCACTTTCGCCCGGCACCGTCGCGGTTCCGGCGCTGGACACCGCAGTCCTCGGTGTACTGCCCGGCGCAGCTGCCGCTCGTTGCCCGGGTTGGGAGGCGAATGAAGCAGCAACTGCTCCGCCGATGCCGCCCACGACAAGCGCGGCTGCAACAACAGAGCCATACAGCCTCACTCGCCGGCGCCCCCGCGGGGCGACAGCCCACACAGGGTCCTCGTACGCCAGATCCCAGTGGAGGCTCACCAGGTCAGCCACAAGAGTCGGCTGTTCCTCAGGACGAGACGCGACAGCCGTGGCCTGGACAGCGAGCAACCTTGCGCAGCCGAGGCTGAGTTCAGCCGCGGTCGGCCGGTCGCCGGGATTCTTGGCCAGTGCCTGCTCAACCAGAGGCTGCAGATCGCCAGGCACGCCGACCAGGTCTGGTTCAGCCGACATGACGCGGAAGGCCACCGCATCGGAGGCACCCGTGCCGAACGGCAGGCGGCCGGTCGCAGCATTGGCAATGAGAGCGCCCCAGGCGAAGACATCACCTTCCGGACCGACCACACCGGTGCGGTAGTGCTCAGGGCTGATCCAGCCCGGCGTGCCCGTCATCACCCCTGTGCGCGTCACTGACGTGCCGTCCAGGGCGTGAGCGATCCCGAAGTCCAGTACCCGTGGACCGCGAGATCCGAGGATGACGTTTCGCGGTTTGACATCCCGGTGGACGATGCCTGCATCATGCACCGCGGCGAGCGCGGCCGCGGTTCCCGCAGCGAGAGCGCACAGCCGCGCCCCGGACAGCGCGCCGTTCGCAGCCAAGAACTGGTCGAGGGTGGGACCGGGAACGAACGCTGTAGCGAGCCACGGGACAGGACCGTGGGTCTCGGCGTCGAGCACCGGCACCAAGCAGGGGCCCGTGACCCGTCTGGACAGCTGCACCTCCCGGCGGAACCGGGCCCGGAACTCGTCGTCCGCAGCATGCGCCGGATGCACGACCTTCACAGCGATCCGCATTCCCGAAGGGCCGAGCGCGGCATACACCGTCCCCATACCGCCTGCCCCGAGCCGGCCGACAACACGGTAGGGACCTATACGGCGGGGGTCACCAGACTGCGCCGACTGAAGACGGCTGGACACAAAAGCACCTCTAACGTGATCAGCGGCACGAAGCGACCGGGCCGGCGACGCATGCTATCGGGCTCTCGTCTCGCTTCCGTAAGGCTGCTCCTGATCCGGGCAAGGCCGATCCGCCGCGGGGCCGTATCGCATCGCTTCGTGCAGCCCGCTGCTGCCACAACGGATTACCCGCCAACCCGCTCACCAGGGGATTCCTCCTTTCTCACCCTGGTTGTCAGTGCATGCACCTACGGTTATGAAGTGCCCTTCCAGGGGTGGATGTTGGACAGGGGAGGACTGGTGCACAGGGTTCCGTCGGACATGTTCCGTTTCACGACGGGAGACCGGGCCGAGCTGTACGGGGCGATCCTGCAGGCGTTCGGCACAGCGAACGAACGACTGGAGACCGCGCTCGGCCTGGACGAGGTCCGGGTACGCCTTCGAGATGTCGGCTGGCTGGACGCGATAGCCGATGACGACCTGCACGAGGCTTTGAGGCAACTGCAGCGGTGGCAACTGCTGGACCTGGTGCAAAACCACGCCGAGAACTACCGCACCGCAGAGGAATACGAGCGCCGCAACCTGCAGTACTCGCTCACCGGTCGCGGCGAGGCAGCTTTCGCCGGCGTGCAGCATGCCATGTCGGTCCTAGCGGCAACCGGCGCGCTACAGAAGGCAGTTCTGGAAGCAATCACCGATCGTCTGGACGAGCTCTACCAGCTTCTGGGAGAGCCCAACTCGGCCGACCGAAGGATCTTCAGCACCCTGCAGGAGCTTGAGGCGCATCTCGAGGCCCTGCTCGACAACACCAAAGCCTTCAACGGGGAACTGCCAGAGGCTGTTGCGTGCGGAAGGCGTCGACCTGACGGTCTTCAGGGAGGTGAAAGCCGCCACCGTCGCCTACCTACAGGAGTTCCTGGTCAACTTGGACCGCCGAGGCCACGGTGTCGCCGCCGCCGTGGCACGCGTCCAGAGCAGGTCGGTGAGCATCCTGCACGAGCGGGACCTGCGCGGTGCGGAGCTCCCTCCGGTCACCGGCGCGGACCCGGGCACGGTGTGGCTGGAGCGCCGCCGCGCACGCTGGGCCGGCCTGCAAGCCTGGTTCCTGCCCTCTGACGAATCCCGCCCCAGGGTGGAGCAGCTTCACGACGTCGCCCGCCGCGCCATTGTTTCCCTGCTGCAGGTCCTGGACTGCATCACCGAAGCACGCCGCCGCTCCTCCAGCGCGGTGCAGGACTTCCGCGAGCTCGCCCGCTGATTCGCCGCCGCGCCTCGCAAGCAGGATCTGCACCGATTGTGGAGTGCCGCGTTCGGGCTCGGCCCTGCCCGTCACGCCCACTTGATGCACCCGGATCCCGAACTGATCCCCGCAGCCACTCCATGGTCCGAGGCGCCGCCGGTGGAAGCGTCAGCACTGCTACGCACCAGTGGCCGCACCGAACGCTTCTCCCGCACAGCGAAGGTCCGCGACATCGCCGTGGTAAAAGCTGCCCGCGCCGAACAGGCACGCCTGAAACGTGCACAGCTGGAAGCCGCCTGGGACCAACTGGCCACCGACGGCCCGGTACGCCTCTCCTCGGTCGGCGCGCTCGACCACACTGTCTTCGAGCGCCTGCTGGACCTGCTCGGCAGGGCCCTGGCCGCCCGCCCCGACCACCACGGCAACCGCCGAGCACTCACTGCGGACGGCCGGGTGGAAATCGTGCTGCAGCCGCTGACGGACGACCGTTCCGTCATGCTGCGCACCACGCACGGGACCCTGACCACCGGCGACTACACGGTCGACATCCGCACACCCGGCACGCAGCCCACCACCGCACCTCGAAGGGCCGCAGGATGAGCACGCTTGCCAACCAGCTCGTCGCCGCCGAACGGGAAGACATCGCCCGCGCCATCCGGCTGCTCCTGGCCAAGCCACTGATCACCGAGCGCAGCGACGCCGCCATCTTCGACATCATCCGGCGACGCCAGGAACCGCTGACCAAGTGGTTCGACTACACCTGCGGCTGGAGCCTCGTCGTCGAATCCCGACGCGGCTACGCCCGGCTCCTCAAAATCCGCCACACCCTGGACTCATCCCGCCCCGCCCGCAGACTGCGCTCCGGCCGCGCCCCCTTCGACCGCCGCCGCTACATCCTCCTGTGCGTGACCGCAGCCGAACTTCTCGCCATCCCCGTGACGACCATCGGTCTCCTCGCCGGCCGAGTCGTCCAGGCAATAGCCGCCGACCCCGCACTGCCGCCCTTCGACACCACCAGCCGTACCGAACGCATGGCGTTCGTCGACGTACTGCGCCTCCTCGAGTCCTACGGCGCCCTCCAAGTCCTCGACGGCACCACGGAAACCTTCGTCGACTCGGAGCAGGCCAAGGTCCTCTACCGCGTCGATGCAACCCTGCTGATGCGCCTTCCCGCAGCGCCCATCGGCCCCTCCAGCCTCGCTCCGGCGCCGGACCAGATCACCGACCGCTTCGATGACCTGCTGCACAGCCTGGTACGCGAGCGCCGATACGGCGAAGCACCCACCCACACCACCACAGGCGCCGAACAGGCCCCAGTTTCCGACACCCAGCGCAACCTGTGGCTGCGCCACTCCATCCTGCGCCGCCTCTTTGACGACCCCGTCCTCTACCGAGATGACCTCAGCGACGACGAGGAGGCCTACCTTGCCTCGCCCACCGGCCGTCAGATCCTGCGCCGGGCCGCGGAACAGGCCGGCTTCGCTTTGGAAGAGCGTGCCGAAGGGCTCCTCCTGATCGACCCCGACGCTCTCGCCACCAACACCACGTTCCCCGATGACTCCTCCACCGCCCGCATCGCCGCTCTCCTCCTCCTCGAGGAGGTCACCGGCCCAGCGGGCGGCACCACCCCCGAACAGCTATCGTCCGCCGCCTCTGACCTGCTGCGCCGCTTTCCCCAATGGGCCAAGGCCTATCAGTCCACCGAAGGAGCCGGGCGGCTGGCGGACGATGCCTGCACGGTCCTGGCCGACTTCCACCTCATTCACCGGTCCGCCGGCCGAACCCTGGCCAGCCCCGCCGCCTGGCGCTACCGCGTCACCACCACCCCACCCGCGGCCACGAACGCCCCTGCCACCCGCTCTGCCAGTGACAACACCTTCGAGGAAGAAGCCCTGTGGTAGCCGTCACCCAGCTTCCGCTCACCAACAGCCACCAGACACAGCCACAGCCTCACTCCCCACCAGGCCGCTGGCGGCCTCAGCGTGCAGGCATCCTCAACATCTGGCGCTACTACGACGAGACCTTCACCTTCCACAACGGACGACTCCTGCTACGCGGCCAGAACGGCACGGGCAAGTCCAAGGCCCTCGAGCTGCTGCTGCCGTTCCTCTTCGACGCCAACCTGCGACCCAACCGGCTGTCCACCTTCGGCGGCTCCGAGCGCACCATGCACTGGAACCTGATGGGGGAGGGCACCCAGGGCAAGACCCGCGTCGGCTACGTGTGGATGGAGTTCGCCAAACCCCACCCGGACACAGGGGAACTGAAGTGGTTCACCTGCGGAGCACGACTGCAGGCCAGCGTCCACACCAGCACCGTCCGTCCCGACTACTTCACCACCAGCCAGCGCATCGACGCGCATACCGGACTGTCCCTGGTCAACGAATCGGGCCAGCCCCCCCCCCACCCGCCAAGCACTCACCGACGCCCTCCACGGCCAAGGCGAAATGCACGCCTCCGCGGCTGACTACCGCACCACGGTCCGCCAAACCCTCTTCGACGGCATGACCGAACAGCGCTACGAGGCACTGATCACAGCCCTGCTGCAACTACGCCAGCCCAAACTCTC
Encoded here:
- a CDS encoding TIGR02678 family protein; the encoded protein is MSTLANQLVAAEREDIARAIRLLLAKPLITERSDAAIFDIIRRRQEPLTKWFDYTCGWSLVVESRRGYARLLKIRHTLDSSRPARRLRSGRAPFDRRRYILLCVTAAELLAIPVTTIGLLAGRVVQAIAADPALPPFDTTSRTERMAFVDVLRLLESYGALQVLDGTTETFVDSEQAKVLYRVDATLLMRLPAAPIGPSSLAPAPDQITDRFDDLLHSLVRERRYGEAPTHTTTGAEQAPVSDTQRNLWLRHSILRRLFDDPVLYRDDLSDDEEAYLASPTGRQILRRAAEQAGFALEERAEGLLLIDPDALATNTTFPDDSSTARIAALLLLEEVTGPAGGTTPEQLSSAASDLLRRFPQWAKAYQSTEGAGRLADDACTVLADFHLIHRSAGRTLASPAAWRYRVTTTPPAATNAPATRSASDNTFEEEALW
- a CDS encoding cold-shock protein; amino-acid sequence: MASGTVKWFNSEKGFGFIAQDGGGPDVFAHYSNITGNGYRELAEGEAVTFEITQGQKGPQAENVVRG
- a CDS encoding protein kinase domain-containing protein, with the protein product MGTVYAALGPSGMRIAVKVVHPAHAADDEFRARFRREVQLSRRVTGPCLVPVLDAETHGPVPWLATAFVPGPTLDQFLAANGALSGARLCALAAGTAAALAAVHDAGIVHRDVKPRNVILGSRGPRVLDFGIAHALDGTSVTRTGVMTGTPGWISPEHYRTGVVGPEGDVFAWGALIANAATGRLPFGTGASDAVAFRVMSAEPDLVGVPGDLQPLVEQALAKNPGDRPTAAELSLGCARLLAVQATAVASRPEEQPTLVADLVSLHWDLAYEDPVWAVAPRGRRRVRLYGSVVAAALVVGGIGGAVAASFASQPGQRAAAAPGSTPRTAVSSAGTATVPGESGDPASSAPLPSPDTTSLVSVEALPPSSPPQPPPFVYLPDQMDCRPQKQAEIDGAWQYVAPGEVRAGDAVELSLRNKYGNFDPVQAEMPVLARVYMPDGTSRLARSAVQSDTSASVTWPGDFSGAAALYPPGTYTVVWSVGDGSSYFITCTGFTAH